The nucleotide sequence tgttggacaagctagAGTTGAAAGGAATAGTGATGTCAATAACAAGAAGAAATTATCTAGTTAACTCAGTATTTGGTTAAATTCCTTTTGCATCTCAGaattcatgcatcatgcatgcagtGTATTTGGTGCTGATCAAATGGTTTGGAAGTAAGAGAACATACCTGTTGATATTGTGTCTCTGGCATGCTTCCTTCAGACTTTATCCTAACACCTAGGGCATCTTCATGAGATCTTTTTCTACTCAGAGAACAGATATACCCTGATGATCCAACAGTACCATTGAATGCTACATTAGCTGCTTGTTGAATGTGATTTCTGTCAGATGCATGGTCCCTTTGAATTGAAGTTTCTGTGTCTTCATTTCCTTCATGAGTTCTTACAGTGCATGCATCTACAATTTTTGTTGCAAAAAACATTTGCTTGGTAGCATTCACAGTACTTCTTTAGGCATCCTGACTTCTTGCAATGACAACCTTTATGGTGCTTTGGTACAAGAGGCACTGCTCCAGAATTATCCTAATAGACAATAGTCAAGTAGTACAGTGGTCACATGCAGCTCAAGCAAAGAAACTAGAGTGTATTGGTTGGGAAATAGCACAAATAAATACAGATTAGGCTCATTTCAGAATTAATTTCAGAAAACAGATAAATATCCTGCTAACTaatagagagaaaaaaaaaagacctaGGAAAAATGAAGAATATATTAGCTGTGTAGCATTGGTAAAGACCTGAAAATATTACCTGAGAAGCTTTATTTGGATAGAATCGGTAAAGCTTTTCAGGCAATCAGGCTAGCTAATATCCAGCTTTTCAGGCTAATTTggataggaaaaagtctacttaaccccccccacctatcatacttggtctacttcaccccctcaactatgaaaccgtctgttttaccccctgaactatctaaaaccgtctgttttaccccctggggcggttttcagcggcggtttgctacagtaacagcgggtcagcggcggtggcggtgggttGCTGCAGTGTccgtggttttgaattttcttttttttatttattttcgatgaatttttgaaaaatcatagtggatcatagaaaaatctaattttattggactccacgtgagtagatctacatagtgaatatataatacggtatactttagtacaaaatttttactgtagccttagattaattggaaaatctaattttgtctgtaattaattggaataattcatagctgcagcttctatggtccaattgtggtgaaatttttatggtacgctaattattgtatgcttgaactatagtaaaaatttcgtactcattggactatgtataacttagttatagataaattctaattaattacagacaaaattggattttccaattaatctaaggctacaggaAAACaaacggttttagatagttcagggggtaaaacagacggtttcatagttgagggggtgaagtagaccaagtatgataggtgggggggttaagtagactttttccaatttGGATAGTACCGTTAACTCAGTAAGAATATATTACATTgaggagaagaaaaagaaaacttgGACTTGGCCAGATGCTGCCTGTTGATCATTCAATTGCTAGGAATGCTAGCTAACAGCGAGCATCCAGGAAAGATCAGCCAGCCAAAATGTTAGCTCAGAGGATGTCATACCCATTTAGTTCCAAGTACAGTAGTAAGCACAATGTGCTAAAGAAACAGAGTTACTAATGCATATGCTATATAAACATCTGCATTACCTTGCTTTGCTTATTTCATTGATAACTAGCAGAAAAACAATCTATGTcagtaaaaaaactaaaataaattGCCTCTGGAACAGATAGCGAAGACACATGAAACTACTGTTGGGTTCAGATAGCATAATATGATTCTACCAACATGTAACTAAAGAAAACTATTGAAGGATAGTACCTTTCGAACATTGAGTGTATTTGGGCCATTTTCAATTTTAGGTTGAAAAGCAGACGGATTACGTTGACGAATTGCCTCAATTGCTTCGTTTCTGGCGTTCTCATTGCCAACAGTGTTTCCACAATTTGAACAGTTGCAGCCATCACAGTATTGAAGTTCTTGAAAGCATTCACAGTACCTAACAAACAAACACCAAGCCAGCGAGCTTAACCTTTAATGCATAGCAAAACATGCTATATAAAGAAAATATTCAAATAATTACACAAAAGTGCAAACTAATATTACAGCTATTAAGAAAAATACTTGagatcaccaaaccaaaatatTAAGGTGGGAATAATAGGAATAGCCGGCAAGTGGATGAGAATAGAAAGTGCAAAAGAAATAAAACTACAATAAGACAAAAGGCAACAGGTTTTTATTCCATAAACCAAAATCGAATGTGCAGATATAGGATTGGTGGTTCATTTCCTCTATTTTTAATAGGGTACAGCCTACTGCCCTGTTGTCCACTAACTAAACAAGACCATATAATTTATCTATGTACTGTCTCATTAGTAAAGAGAGCAGAGTGCTCTCAATGGTCAATGCTACCATAGTACCAGTTATACCATCCTCATTGAGTTCTTTTCAATACTCTTAAGATGATAACAAATTGTAGCTAAGAATGGATATCGTTAATGTTTGATGGAGATCCTACCATTTTGCACATAACATGAAAAAGATATCTATTTTCACGAATTTATATTTGCTTTGCTCTATACATGAAAGTGTATGTGAAACAAAAAATAACACTCACATCTTCAAACATTTTGAGTTTCTACAATTACAATGCTTCTTTTTCTTTGGAGTAACACTTTTCACTTCAGTGGAAGGCTTCCTGCAAAAAAAATAGTGTGCAAAGTTCAATGCAAGGAATATGTTTCCAGCAGTATGCTCTTTTTGTTTTTCTAAATGTAAATGAATCATATCACAAGAAAGTAGAAATACAAATTTCTGTAGGAAGACATGCAAGACAAGTCCTGATCATTTATGTTGACAACATTGAAGAATATAACACTTGGTCTGCCCGTAAAAGTTGCAACACTCGACCTTGAAACGTATGTAATGTTTGACCTCAAAGACGTCAACATTTCAAACCAGGTGCCCAAACAACAATATTGAAATGTTGAAGCGCCAATATTAGTGCAAACCATGATAGCCAATAGCAATTTCAGTCATGACACACTTGCCTTTCCACAAGCAAGAAATGTTTAAGCATCAATGCTAATCAATTGCAAACCATGATATGCAAAAACGTATTCATTCACATTTGCCTTTCACACGGCTGTGCAGGGCCATCTGTTTTGATTAGCACAATATGTTCACCCACAAGCTACAATACTAAAAATTACTCTAAGCTCCACTACGCCTCAAACATTCTTACAGAAGTCGTAGGTGAGAATTGCTACTATAGGTGAGACGAGGGAATGGATCCTTCTAACTCTAAGAACCTCATAATTCTTAGAAATATTCAAAAATCTCCAACTCATTTAAACAGAATGGTAGTACCACCAACAACAAGCAACAAGAGGTAAATTAAAACACCTGAGCTAAACCCAACAGGCCACACGAAGCAAGAACAAAACCATATGCAAACACACAAACAAAAGGGAAACAGAATCCCAAGCTGAGGAGGAGCTTCCTCACAGGGGGTTGAAGGCTATCGGCCACTGTCTAGGCACCGGCATCACGGGGGGCCGCCGGCTTGGGCTGCTGCGAAGCCACCGCAGGGGCCTTCGTCTCGCTCGCGGCGGCCAAAACAGGCGGAATCGACAGCTGCTGCGGGTGCTGCTGATTCCGCCCCTGCTCCATCACCCCCACCAGAATGGCACCGAATTAGGTCACAGGCCAGAACGTCGAGGTGGGTTCAGCAATCTGGGCGTCGCGCACCGGCTCAAAAGCCGAATCTTGCTGCGCGAGCTGTCCGAATTGGATAATGAATCCTTTAACAAGGGCGAGTTCATAGACTCAAGCAGAGTCCAAAACTCAATAAACAGCGGGAAGCCGGAGGGCAATAACGGAGCAGATCGAAGGAATCGACCCCAACAAGGGAGATTACGAGGAATTAGATTTGGGGAGAAGATAAGAGGAAAGGCAAAATCTTTCTGGAGTTTGGGATCGAGGAGGGGGTGGTGCTGGGGCTGGGCTGGGGGAGAAGAAGCtacgacggggcaatggaggggAGGTTTGGTCTCTCTTCGCAGTTTTTTTTGAATCTGAAGTATTTTAAGCATTTACTCTCTTATTATTTCTCTCTTTGCCAAACTCCTGTACAGGGGAGAGGATGATTTGAATTGGACGGATGGATTTGAATTGATTTGAAAGGTTGGACGGCTGGGGGATTTGGGTACCCGGtaatgttcgcttggtcgtatttagcttattagccaacaaataatatttttctctcacacctaAACCAGCCgacagtactttcaaccatggctttATAAGGTAAACTAGCTCAAATGAATAGGGCGACCGGTTCCATTAAAATTTGAAGTTCGATGAAAGCGATAACAAGGACATAGAAATTGGACTGGTTTTGAATAGGCAGGCTCATTATTCCCATTACTATTCTTCTACTCTAGCATTACCTCTTTTTTCTCTCCATTTTTTACTGCCTCTTTCTTGTTTTTAGTTTTTGGTAAAAAATtgtatcttcttcttccttcttgcgaATACTACCTCATTCATTTAGCTTTATGCTTTTTAGTTTTATTAGGCATAATTAAAAAACTTGAATCTCGCCTACCTACTACTCGGTGACCAACCACGTCACTTAATAGTGCATTTGCCTTTCATAACTCGAATTTTTGTGACATTTATTGGTTGATGATTAATGATTCTTATGAAGATTTATGGGGGATAGAAGTTACATTTTACCCTTTGAAAGACATGCACCAGATATCGAATTAGGAGAAGTATGGTACAAAAATTCAGGACACTGCCAAATAAGTCTGCTAAACACATGGATATTTGCTGCTAACGGTACAAtgattaaggccctgtttggtttcaaataagtcacctacttataagttaaaaagtgaaaaaagtgacttattttgccaaacaccaccaacttataagtcacctctgcttataagttttaagttggtttaCCCCTGCTTATAACTTATGAGTCACCCTTTTTcgcgtggggcccacacctttaatgagcttataagtcatctacaaccaaacaggcatgacttataagtcacttgttttcagtcacctgacttatagAAACCAAACAGGACCTAAGCTCATTATACTTTCTACGATTCAAGTCCATTAGAACATCAACACATCCCTTCGAATATAACACTTCAGCTCATAATATTTTTGAAAATATAcatcaaataattttttttacataTGATAAAATTATGCTTCACTATGAAATTGTTAGCCTTAATCATAtgttttaatctatataatgtttTAGATATTGATACTCAAAATTGAAAGTGTTTTTAAATCTAAATGGTGTTTAGGTATTTTAAAAAAATCTTAATGATGTACTTTTTGTTTTATCTAACAATGACACATATATTATCGTTCTCATttaaaaataatataaatttCAAGGTCTTTACTACACAATTGTTTTCCAAAGTACGACAGAATAGATTTAAACACcaaatctatacctaatattaaagagccaaaatttCAACCCATTTTTTCGTCCACCTCGCTCTAACTAGCCGGACATTGGAAAAAGTATTCATCCCACTAATTTTACTATCCTAAAGCACTTCGTGTTTCGTATGTAACCCAGACTCATGACCCGTGATAATATATGAGTTAGGACAACTCACGTCTAGCACGATGATTCATATGGAGTCAAATTTCAAGACGTATTGGGTCACTCTCTTCGTATCTCATGTGTGATCCCTGAAGACATGACTCCTACTCATAAGAGTTAGAATAATTCTTGTCTAGCAAGGATACGAAGTCCAATTTCTATTCCATTGCAACGAATTGGGCACATTTGCTATTTAATATTAAATTACAAAGAGTTTCTTGAtttggtatttttatttttttgtttctatttattTCCTACATAATATTAAACTAAAAATATAATATCAAACCGAGAACACATTCTCTACGTCCTTTACTCTCTTTTCCCATTTGTGTCAGATTCTGCATCATATTTAAGTCTagaatgattttttttgttttgtcttgcttttgtttttctattcacacctttttttatctattttttttttcttttctgtctTGTGTTGTGTCCTTCAAGTCCGATACGGCCAGATTTTTTAAAGGGTATGATCGgtttttgttttctgttttttttcaCTTGTGTCTTTTCTCTGTCTCGTTTTCTCCTTTTCTGTTTGAATTTTTTATCACCTTCTCATTCTATTTTTCCCATTTTCCCCATAAATATAAAAAcatataataaatataatatatgatCTTTGTGCCATTGATCTTAAGAAAGAGAAATTTCCACCCCAAAGTTGTTAATGCATTTTTATTagaaacaaaagttattttatcataacatggttcatcctatggtccaagtaatcaaagttttTGTATCCAGTCCAATATAAATAAATGTGTCTTCAAATTATATGTATGTATGGGTACATTCTTGACAAGGGCTACCATTTGGGAACTCCATATTTAACCCTTCGAACATATGAATAGTATAAAATTAAAGTTCCGGTACATTTACAAGTAAATATTTCTGTGCTTTGCAAAGTGAGACAAAAAAATCTATCAATATAGTTTTGTAAATTGCTACAATCTTAATAGGACATTGTTATATTATTGCCAACATTAATTTATACTGTGGAAGTCATAGTCATCATAAGATAAACTATACTTTTACAAAATTATATAGAAAGGATAAAAAAATAGATATGTACCATTCTGGTTCTCATTTTCTATGAATGTTTAATAATTTTTATCACATTACAATGTAGGGCATGTTTGCTAGTTAAAATAAAAAGGGAAAATATGGACCTGCAGTATCCAGGCCTCCCGGGAGAAATAATAGAGCCACCGGGCAGTTAGCTGTTAGCCCACCGAAACCTAAAGGAAGACGTGATCCGGCCCACAAACACAGCCTAGCCCGGGGGCGGTGCACGTGGCAAACCAGGGGCGGCACACGGACAGCGCCTGCCGCTTGGTGCCGCCGTGCCGGGCAGGAGGAGGGCACAATCGCGGAGCCGTAGCCTGAAGAGGGTGGAGAGCAGAAGCCGGCGGAGCCATGGCTACCACTCTTTCGTTATCCTCTCCCCTCCTCCTCGGAGCTCCGGCCAGAGGTAAACTGCTCCTTCCCTCCACGATCTCCTCTCTCACTCTCACCCGATCCGCTCCTCGCCTAGCCGTCCTGGTACTGTTTCCAGCGTAGACGGAATTTCAGCTTCAGAGTCCCCGGACCCCGGCTGATTTAGCTACGCAACAAATGGCATGCTCCCTTTGGGTACTGATGAATATGTGCTAAGTTCGCTCAATTTGTTCAGCATAGCATAGTGCATAGTAGTAGCGGTGGCTATCATTTCTGGCAAAAGCCTGCATATCTTATGCATCTGCTGCGTCCATCGAGTCTTGAGGATTAGTGCTGTGAGAGAAGTTGTAATTGGTTTTAGTTAAAAAGGAAGCTGTAAATTGGTTAGCTGAGAAAAAATAATATCACTGAGCACTGTAAATGTGCTTGGCAAGGGCTACATGAGTAGGGTTCATGATCGGGAGCAACAGCGACGAATGGCAATAGTATCTGTGGTTGGTCAGCAAAATTCTTAGTGCAGCCTCCATTTCTCAGTACCTCCTCTTCTAGTGTGATTTGCTTTATAAAATGTCATTTGCATGATCTAGGTTGTTCAGTGACACAAAAGGGCTAGGCATGTTCACTTAATGGTTAATTTCTTGTTATTAGCAGTATATCATAAAAGCAAAGGAAATGAGTGATGATCTTGTGCACTACAAAATTCAAAGGAGAAAATGGAAATTTTAAGCTTATCTTAACCTTGCATATTCTCTGTCTCTATCTCACTGGTTGCCTATGTACTCTATAATAGGGACGGAGTAGGCCCCTTTATTGGGGTCAGCTGCCCCTATGATTTTTAGCAAAATCAGTGGAAAAATCACTGTTACACTGCTTGACCTGACATGCATATTTCTAGtctccttttcaaacttcatatTCATATAAATCCATGCCACACCTGTTGATTAAACTAACTCCACATAGTGATAATATATGAGTGTTCTTATAAGGGTTCTGGAAAAGTAAAATTTCACCATGCCTCATTGCAAGTTTGCTACATAGAAATTATGTTACAAGATCGTTCTTTACAAGTCAATTTAGTTTGCAACTTGTTTGATCGGGTATCCGTCTTTCTAGCTTGGAAGGAAGAAGTCAACGACCAAAGAAACAGTTGTCCCGGACCCCGACTATAGGTTACCGATTGCTATACTTGGTGAGCTCTAAAGTTAGTAAGTAGAACATCTCTTAACATGTAATTTTACATCAATATAAGAAGATGGCATGGGTTTAGCATGGTTATTAAGGTATTTAATAACAGCTATTGTCCAAATGCAGGGATTGCTAGTGCTTTTGCATATGCAGACAATCTTCTAGCTGCTGCACCTGTAGGACTGCTGGGGCTTCTTCTTTTGTTCCAGGTCAGCATACCCTAACCAGGCTGCTTTTGGAGTTCAGAACATCTGTTTGAGTTGATGATTATTACATATCATCAGAGGATTCTATTCTTTTATGCAATAGCATCTGTAAGTTAGCTCATGGAGCATATGGATATATTGGATAACATATTATCTTTTTTCCTCAAACATTGAAGAGAcctgtgtatcattatattaagaagagaaAAAAGGTGTGAGAACCCGCACAGAAACACACTCACTCTAGAGAGAGCTACATGCAACAATAGCGCCTTTACCCAAAGTAAAACCGAACTCGACCTAAAAAAACTCAGTTCAACAACAGCGTGAGGGCAAGGAGGAATGAAATGCCTCTAGCCCCGGCAAAACTCCAAAGATAGAGATCCTCACTGGCGAGCATAACCACTCTAGCTAGATTAGGTGACAAACCCTCAAAGACTTTTCTTAAGTTGTTCTCTCACTCCATCAATGATTCGTCCCCATTCTGTGGTGCAACGTTCTGTAGGCCAACTCTTTGTAAAAATTTAAACCAGAGGATGACATATTATCAGAGAATTCTACTCTTTTCTAGAAGAGCGTCTGCAAGTTAAATAATGGAGCATATAAATAGTGTTGTTTTCGAGGGCATATATTACAGCATTTCAGTTCAAACCAAATTCTCCACTGAAGATCTATTTTTTTCTATTATTTGTGCAGATGTTGAGGTGTTTCTCATTCCTGCTAAGCAACATATTTATTCAACTTAGCACCCCTGATTGTATCtgttagaggagtcaagggcctattgggccttagccctattagggttaattagtcgcttgcttaggggccaagtcagacctctctatataatgagaggagatgtatcaatctataaggaagcaagagattagaaggaaatcccttctctcttgccggccgtgggcgaagtcccgcgcccggcctcccccagcgcccttgcagccctagccgccgccgctgtgAACAGTACCCGCGACACTGTAGCGGCGCGGGGTACTGTAGCGCGTCCAGCCGCCGTCGCGACCCTCAgctctctcctctcaatcctagcaaccaCATAACAGTATCACCCTTAAAGATCAATAAAAGGAAATTAATGTATTCTAGGTCCTCTGTGTCTGTTTTTAAATATGATTCAGTCTTTTTCTAATGTCTGCCTTGCTGCATTCTTTCTCTGCAGACTACAAGAGTGAGGTTCGTCTTTGATAATGAGGCCCTGGTTCGTACCCTTCACTTTTCTTGAGAGTAAACTTAACATCAGAGAGCATGCcagtcaactcatgaaaatgctTCTAGAACTGTTTGCTGGATCGCATGATGAGAGTACTTGCACAGAATGTTTTTTggggagaaaaagaagatgaaccaATTTGTGTAACCATGTGGTTCTTCCTTGCACCTTGGCACTACCGCCTCTGTTGTGTTAGAAGGGCTGCTTAGTGCTGCCCTTCACAGGATGGTGCAGAGCGTCGTGGCTTCTGCCCAACCATTTGTACTTCACAGCT is from Miscanthus floridulus cultivar M001 chromosome 7, ASM1932011v1, whole genome shotgun sequence and encodes:
- the LOC136463251 gene encoding uncharacterized protein, which translates into the protein MSRVHDREQQRRMAIVSVLGRKKSTTKETVVPDPDYRLPIAILGIASAFAYADNLLAAAPVGLLGLLLLFQTTRVRFVFDNEALEVKVGDQLQESGENVFVGGKNRWKYSTFVNWELWWPQFPILVYFKETQTKPEGQVHFFPVIFNGRQLYDVMVERAGPSKTSGPK